The Leishmania donovani BPK282A1 complete genome, chromosome 23 genome contains a region encoding:
- a CDS encoding permease-like protein has translation MSIEVPVKKSEDSDDRTGFFETLKLSWIYTVADVRRRPRNIIIGIAAVMLLVFFSAVVLIGIWKTPYILLRLAELTAGEMDVILYGGGATLLLNYTKLNQSFVKSPVVAGAAPRWIARASLTSEATYRASMHHAAGTRTRDRVTAANILLINSELEQLAGIGRGWPYREIGFDEAQIFFSAANYIGVSGNKGERVHLSINASSLSNAIGIDTLSFNITRPKKVTDPISFYLAAFFMLNNITEDSIPLFDVVSLSMAATMADAVETTAGKYASALGNAVIMDCRQFLNVLVDQSCLLGPQSISPSEGYYFPTTAELFNITLPSTNSLDIQDYAMMVVVMLEGRYDMYYADTKLRGAMLTEKSNKLMEAVGLSFEGTLQFPVDTTIQTLDTFRTLMTAACVTVVVGIVVLGSILMFTLLQINAEERQFELAMIRAQGMSRTQIIGILVMQTLAFTVPGTAFGVLLACATNAILERMLANFTKAPTRLGDVPIVAITIGILMGLLLPLVATYSPVKRALSSSLRDALDIYRQVYNEAHVKAIRLEEMGLRMWQIFLGIFLVFAGFLVYYLMPLSFIFSNMMMFFILLDFVLICMIAGLCMMTYVVQGPAEVFVLYLLLWGRETRLWTLIRKNLRSHRDRNSKAYVMFLLSVACLVASGMMFSMMSTISSQLAELTTGAPVTVTSKSFWNPLDQASLDAFMRGEGSLYATQWAYTSFALREYPQIASRTQVGNLIGNFRTIGVRAVTEFFMDATYPEFNMVDSYRSGYKYPMNTFHQRDVIRSMYEHPPHRNVSKKQGIIVNGFPYGVKIPNVTAKESQVIPMIISSAAQDEIGLDVNSAAQLRFDYFLNDSAQTMSTVFFLEPRALMDRISGFLAVSSLPILFTQGTILVPTKYFQSLLNPAVLDFDAEQMISITNHSVLEVRQAVLYVQLRSNVTKREREIFVNALQTHTDTLYHAIVDTEATVEQLRSVQNLIMGFFYFTSVICITLCAFMMGTTFISNVQLNAWTFGVLRALGFRTAQLMRCAVYESLCIVISAFALGLVVGVAVGVTMAIELCQIMVIPFHFSFPYALVIVVFGMALAAAVVGSIAPLLSLRKKPISFVLRGI, from the coding sequence ATGAGCATCGAAGTACCCGTGAAGAAATCCGAGGATTCGGATGACCGCACCGGCTTCTTCGAAACACTGAAGCTGAGCTGGATCTACACAGTCGCCGATGTCCGGCGCCGACCGCGTAATATCATCATCGGCATCGCCGCAGTGATGCTGCTCGTCTTCTTCTCTGCTGTTGTCCTCATTGGCATCTGGAAGACCCCATATATCTTGCTACGCCTGGCGGAACTAACAGCGGGTGAAATGGACGTCATTCtctacggcggcggcgcgacgctgctgctcaacTACACGAAGCTGAACCAGAGCTTCGTCAAATCGCCGgtcgtcgctggcgctgcgccgcgctggaTCGCTCGAGCCAGCCTCACCTCCGAGGCGACCTATCGCGCAAGCATGCACCACGCCGCGGGTACACGTACTAGGGACCGCGTCACGGCGGCCAACATCCTGCTCATCAACTCCGAGCTGGAACAACTGGCCGGCATTGGACGCGGGTGGCCGTACCGAGAGATCGGCTTTGACGAGGCCCAAATCTTCTTCTCAGCTGCAAACTACATCGGCGTCTCCGGCAACAAGGGCGAGCGCGTTCATCTTAGCATCAACGCGTCGTCTCTCAGCAACGCCATTGGCATCGACACCCTGTCCTTCAACATCACACGCCCCAAAAAGGTGACGGACCCCATCTCCTTCTACCTAGCGGCCTTCTTCATGCTCAACAACATCACCGAGGACTCGATACCGTTGTTCGACGTCGTATCGCTGAGCATGGCAGCGACCATGGCGGACGCGGTGGAGACGACGGCTGGCAAGTACGCGAGCGCGCTAGGCAACGCCGTCATCATGGACTGCCGGCAATTCTTGAACGTGCTGGTGGATCAGAGCTGCCTGCTTGGGCCGCAGAGTATCAGCCCGTCAGAGGGCTACTACTTCCCGACCACTGCTGAGCTGTTCAACATCACACTCCCGTCAACGAACTCCTTAGACATCCAGGACTATgcgatgatggtggtggtgatgctggAGGGGCGATACGACATGTACTATGCCGACACAAAGCTGCGCGGGGCAATGTTGACGGAGAAGAGCAACAAACTGATGGAAGCCGTCGGCCTCAGCTTCGAAGGCACCTTGCAGTTTCCGGTGGACACAACAATCCAGACACTTGATACGTTCCGCACGTTGATGACGGCGGCCTGCGTGACGGTGGTCGTCGGCATCGTTGTACTCGGGTCCATCCTTATGTTCACACTGCTTCAGATCAACGCTGAGGAGCGGCAGTTCGAGCTGGCCATGATTCGCGCGCAGGGTATGTCGCGCACGCAGATTATCGGTATTCTGGTTATGCAGACACTCGCCTTCACCGTGCCTGGCACAGCGTTCGGCGTGCTACTCGCGTGTGCAACGAATGCGATACTCGAGCGGATGCTGGCGAACTTCACCAAGGCGCCCACCCGCTTGGGCGACGTGCCGATCGTTGCGATAACGATTGGCATTCTGATgggtctgctgctgccgctggtggccaCTTACAGCCCGGTTAAGAGggcgctgagcagcagccTGCGTGACGCGTTGGACATCTACCGCCAGGTGTACAACGAGGCGCACGTGAAGGCGATTCGGCTAGAGGAGATGGGCCTGCGCATGTGGCAGATCTTCCTCGGCATCTTCCTGGTCTTCGCGGGCTTCCTGGTGTACTACCTCATGCCGCTGAGCTTCATCTTTTCCAACATGATGATGTTCTTCATCCTGCTCGACTTTGTGCTTATCTGCATGATTGCCGGGCTGTGCATGATGACGTACGTCGTCCAGGGGCCGGCGGAGGTGTTTGTGCTGTATCTGCTTCTGTGGGGCCGCGAGACACGACTATGGACGCTTATCCGCAAGAACTTGCGAAGTCACCGCGACCGCAACTCCAAGGCGTACGTGATGTTCTTACTAAGCGTGGCGTGCCTCGTTGCATCCGGCATGATGTTCAGCATGATGTCCACCATCTCCTCTCAGTTGGCGGAGCTGACGACCGGTGCGCCGGTGACAGTGACTTCGAAATCGTTCTGGAACCCCCTCGACCAGGCAAGCCTCGACGCGTTCATGCGTGGTGAAGGAAGCCTCTACGCCACGCAGTGGGCCTACACCTCCTTCGCGCTCCGCGAGTACCCGCAGATCGCCAGCAGGACACAGGTCGGCAACCTCATCGGCAACTTTCGCACCATCGGCGTGCGGGCGGTGACGGAGTTCTTCATGGACGCCACCTACCCGGAATTCAACATGGTGGATAGCTACCGCAGCGGCTACAAGTACCCGATGAACACCTTCCACCAGCGCGACGTTATCCGCAGCATGTACGAGCACCCGCCGCATCGCAACGTGAGCAAGAAGCAGGGCATCATCGTCAATGGGTTCCCCTACGGTGTCAAGATTCCGAACGTGACGGCGAAGGAGTCGCAGGTGATTCCAATGATcatctcctctgccgcccaGGACGAGATTGGGCTGGACGTGAACTCCGCGGCTCAGCTGCGCTTCGACTACTTTCTGAACGACAGTGCCCAAACCATGTCCACCGTCTTCTTCCTCGAGCCGCGGGCCCTCATGGACCGCATCTCCGGCTTCCTCGCGGTCTCCTCGCTGCCCATCCTCTTCACTCAAGGCACCATTCTGGTGCCGACCAAGTACTTCCAGAGCCTGCTCAACCCGGCGGTACTCGACTTCGACGCGGAGCAGATGATCTCGATCACCAACCACTCCGTCCTGGAGGTGCGGCAGGCAGTGCTGTATGTGCAGCTCCGCAGCAATGTCACGAAGCGCGAGCGTGAGATCTTTGTGAACGCGCTCCAGACGCACACCGATACTCTCTACCACGCCATCGTTGACACCGAGGCCACCGTGGAGCAGCTCCGCTCGGTGCAGAACCTGATCATGGGCTTCTTTTACTTCACCTCGGTCATCTGCATCACGCTTTGCGCTTTCATGATGGGGACCACGTTCATCTCTAACGTGCAGCTCAATGCGTGGACCTTTGGTGTGTTGCGCGCGCTCGGTTTCCGCACCGCGCAGctgatgcgctgcgccgtctaCGAGTCCCTCTGTATTGTCATCTCCGCATTTGCATTGGGGCTGGTGGTGGGCGTTGCGGTTGGCGTGACGATGGCCATTGAACTGTGCCAGATCATGGTCATTCCGTTCCATTTTAGCTTCCCTTACGCGCTAGTGATCGTTGTGTTCGGCATGGCGCTCGCGGCCGCCGTTGTTGGCTCCATCGCACCACTTCTGAGTCTGCGCAAAAAGCCGATCTCCTTTGTCCTGCGCGGCATCTAG
- a CDS encoding aldose 1-epimerase-like protein — protein MADTQPVPATVTSAHGAHAEAFGESFIVTLSSENLRVQLLSHGAALNSVKVRKPHAAASATTAASATAEQDDEWLEVCLGYTNPEEALSADAVVGHTIGRYAGRIANGEFEMANTTYTLAKNFGPHNLHGGPVGFQHQEWKYLLSDGRDETGVAFHLVSPHMDQGFPGELFVTATYSIIKSAPVPTLKCVLQASLSDHTPVDMTVINLTNHAYWNLNGVPRPAATDAVAPLPRNIENHYLQLQSKYFAVTDELSIPHGDMRPVEGTPHDYSALRCVAEGMEATKEEGRDGGGYDDLVALETWDSTLREAALVYSPATKLRMQVCTTNPAIVVYTANHLPANASGAKGQRFQRHSAICLECQYFPNSPNVRAFPSTVLKKGEAYNETTTHAFQFMNADITPEEKLLRRQ, from the coding sequence ATGGCCGACACGCAGCCTGTcccggcgacggtgacgtcCGCACACGGCGCCCATGCTGAGGCGTTTGGCGAGTCTTTCATCGTGACACTGAGCTCTGAAaacctgcgcgtgcagctgctgtcgcaTGGTGCGGCGCTAAACTCCGTTAAGGTGCGCAAACCGCACGCCGCAGCATCGGCCACCactgcggcgtcggcgactgCAGAGCAGGACGATGAATGGTTGGAAGTGTGCCTCGGCTACACGAACCCGGAGGAGGCTCTCAGCGCCGATGCGGTGGTCGGTCATACTATTGGACGATACGCCGGGCGCATCGCCAATGGCGAGTTCGAGATGGCGAACACGACGTATACGCTCGCCAAAAACTTTGGCCCGCACAACCTCCACGGCGGCCCGGTCGGGTTTCAACACCAGGAATGGAAGTACCTGTTGTCGGACGGCAGGGATGAGACTGGTGTGGCGTTCCACCTCGTCTCACCGCACATGGATCAGGGCTTCCCCGGTGAACTCTTCGTGACGGCTACCTACAGCATCATTAAGTCAGCTCCAGTGCCCACCCTCAAGTGCGTGCTTCAAGCCTCGCTGTCGGACCACACGCCAGTGGACATGACGGTGATCAACCTGACGAACCATGCGTACTGGAACCTGAACGGTGTTCCGCgaccagcagcgacggatgcagtggcgccgctgccgcgaaaCATCGAGAACCACTACCTGCAGTTGCAGTCCAAGTACTTCGCCGTCACCGATGAACTGAGTATCCCACATGGTGATATGCGTCCCGTCGAGGGTACCCCGCACGACTactcggcgctgcgctgcgttgCCGAGGGAATGGAGGCGACGAAGGAGGAAGgtcgcgacggcggcggctacgATGACCTGGTCGCCCTTGAGACGTGGGACTCGACCCTGCGggaggcagcgctggtgtACAGTCCCGCTACCAAGCTGCGCATGCAGGTGTGCACCACGAACCCAGCCATTGTTGTCTACACAGCGAACCACCTGCCTGCCAATGCCTCCGGCGCAAAAGGGCAGCGCTTCCAGCGGCACAGTGCGATCTGCCTGGAGTGTCAGTACTTCCCGAACAGCCCCAACGTGCGAGCCTTCCCATCGACAGTGTTGAAGAAAGGCGAAGCGTACAACGAGACTACGACTCACGCGTTCCAGTTCATGAACGCTGACATCACTCCAGAGGAaaagctgctgcgccgtcagTAA